Proteins encoded in a region of the Nicotiana tomentosiformis chromosome 9, ASM39032v3, whole genome shotgun sequence genome:
- the LOC138898658 gene encoding uncharacterized protein: protein MTILYHSGKANVVADALHRKEESLGSLAYLLAVEKPLALDVHALANQFVRLDISNPEQVLVCVVFWSSLYDRIRELQYDDPRLLVLKDTVQYGDTKDVSIRDDSVLRMQGRLSFPNVDGLRELIL, encoded by the coding sequence atgactattctatatcattccgggaaggccaatgtggtggctgatgccctGCATCGAAAAGAGGAGAGcttgggtagtttggcatatttactggcagtagagaaaccattagcattggatgttcatgccttggctaatcagtttgttagattggatatttcgaatCCCGAGCAGGTTCTTGTTTGTGTGGTTttttggtcttctttatatgatcgcattagagagcttcagtatgacgacccccgtttacttgtccttaaggacacggtacaatACGGTGACACCAAGGATGTTTCTATCAGAGATGACagtgtgttgcggatgcagggccggTTAAGTTTCCCAAAcgtagatgggttacgtgagttgatccttTAG